AGAAGAGATGTGTGCtaaatttttacatgtttagGGGATTGATCAGAATTGATTTTATAAGAGTGTTTTTCTATTTGTCTCTTACTTGGGTTTTGATGAATTAATTTTGCAGATAATGCCTAAGAGACAGAAGAAGCAGGGTGAGCGTGGGAGTTCCTCGGTACAGACTGCTAGGCTCAGCACAAGGGGCAATTTCCGAAAGACGGATAGGTCTCATCCTGCGAATCGAGAGATAACCCAGCAGTGGGATATAcatgatgatgatttctacGAGCAGATGAGGGGAGTGGAAATATGTCCGTCGCGCTTCGCTCACAGAGACACTACAGATGCATTGGGGATAACCGAGGATATTGAATCCTTGTTCGAGAAGATTGGCCTGGGGAACATCTTCGATCTTCACTGTGATTGCTATGCTGATTTGACCAGGCAGTTCCTCGCATCAGCCCGCCTCTACCATCCTGACGAGGACAACCCGGTAGCTGATAAGGCAATGTTCTCCTTCATTGTGAACAGGCAGTTCCACTCCATGACCATCTTTCAACTGTGCGACGTCTTTGGGTTCGGGAAAGGACGTCAATCTTGTGTTCCTGACTTCCCGGAACACAATGATTTCTGGAAATTCATCGCTTCAGGAAACTTCATCTCTCGAGAGGCCAAGCAAGCTAGAATTCGTAGCCCTGTTCTGCGATATGCAGTGAGAGTGATCAGCAGTGTTATCTATGGAAAGACAGAACCCGCTGCAGTGACAAAAGATGAGCTAGCTCTTCTGTTCATCGGGGCTGGACACCTATGGCCTCAGGGCGCAGACATTACCTATGTTAGCGGGAAGGACATAAACATAGGAGCTGTGATCGCGGAGAAGCTTGCGTACTTCAAAGTTTCAGACACGAAGAGATGTGGGTTTGGAGCGGTTATCACACGGATCTTAAGGCAATGTGGAGTGTTTCTTCCACCTTTGGACAGAGTGGTGGATAAGAAGGGGATGCATCAGAACTTTTTCGACATGAGAGCACTCATTAGCAGCCACTACCTCACCGGCCCTTGGCGAGGTAGCATCGACAAGTCAGCCCCTCATATCTACCAGTTCCATGACCCACAAGGGAGAGAGCAAT
This genomic stretch from Brassica napus cultivar Da-Ae chromosome C9, Da-Ae, whole genome shotgun sequence harbors:
- the LOC125593002 gene encoding uncharacterized protein LOC125593002, with amino-acid sequence MPKRQKKQGERGSSSVQTARLSTRGNFRKTDRSHPANREITQQWDIHDDDFYEQMRGVEICPSRFAHRDTTDALGITEDIESLFEKIGLGNIFDLHCDCYADLTRQFLASARLYHPDEDNPVADKAMFSFIVNRQFHSMTIFQLCDVFGFGKGRQSCVPDFPEHNDFWKFIASGNFISREAKQARIRSPVLRYAVRVISSVIYGKTEPAAVTKDELALLFIGAGHLWPQGADITYVSGKDINIGAVIAEKLAYFKVSDTKRCGFGAVITRILRQCGVFLPPLDRVVDKKGMHQNFFDMRALISSHYLTGPWRGSIDKSAPHIYQFHDPQGREQFVKLPYTAITELTDPGALIFLPPPAFLCARPATLKKKGVASSSTHQQAPHDDIEEEPEDEESLFPTDFTPYMLPPAPPATASAAEINAWSIKSHQTNNSILLKMWKGICNIKKGCASQPAVSGDSDDDSGAHDTAAGPEAAEDSDDDGALERRSKRRTDRNA